The following is a genomic window from Mesorhizobium shangrilense.
AGGCAACTCTGCGTGCGTCGGCCGGCAGGTCACCAGAAATGATCTCCGCAAGCATCTCGGCAGTTGCAGCCGACAAGGTCCAACCTAGATGACCATGGCCCGTATTGTAGAACACACCATGTGCCCGGCCCTTGCCGACCCGCGGCATCATATTGGGCGTCATCGGCCTCAATCCCGCCCATGGCACTACGCACTTGGTATCTACTTCCGGAAAATGCATCCGCGTCCAATCCACCAAAGGCTTAATACGGTCGTCCCGAATGTCGCGATTGGGACCGTTGAACTCAGCGGTTCCGGCGACCCGTAATCTAGACAAACCTAATCGGCTCGTAACGATCTTGGCTCGGTCATCAAGCAGGCTGACCCATGGTGCGGTTTCCTGTGACGCGGACTCATCGAGCTCGACCGTGATCGAGTAACCTTTCACCGGATAGATGTTGAGCCGATCGCCCAACCTCGCGGCAAAGTCGCGACTGCGACAGCCCGCACAGATGACGATGGCGTCTGCGCGTATTTCATGCTGCCCGGAATGTCGGTCTTCAGTACCACTTGCATAGGAAACTCGAAAGCTTTCTTGACGTTTGATGCGCCTCACGTCTGCATCGTAGTAAAAGCGAGCGCCGCGTTTTTCGCATGCCCGCGCCAGACCGATTGTGTATTTGTGGATGTCGCCGGTAGAATCCGACGGCGTGTAGAACCCACCATATAGAGTACTATGGAGAGTAGGTTCGATTGATTTCACCTCTTCCACTGTAACGGGCCGTCGATCCAGTCCACCTTGAACTAACAACTCGTTTACTGATCGCGCATGATCGAAGTCGGACTTTTCTCTATATATGTGAAGAATGCCGCGACGAACGTGATCGAAATCGATCCCTTCTTTCTCGGCGATCTCAAACATGTGCTTCCGCGCCATGATCGCGAGCTTGGTCGTCTTTATCGTGTTTCCTCGGTAATTGGGGATGTTCGCCACGAATTCCGCCAGCCAGCTGTACTTGTGCCAATTGGGCGCAGGGTTCATGAGAAGTGGGGCATCGTGTCTAACCATCCACCTGATCCCCTTGAGAATCGTCGACCAGCGGTTCCAAACTTCAGCGTTGCTTGCCGAGAGCTGCCCGCCATTGGCAAATGACGTTTCCATCGCAGCGTACCGCTGACGATCTAATACCGTGACATCATAGCCGCGCTCCAAAAGGGCATATGCAGTCGATACACCCGTTATCCCGGCGCCGATGACAACAATTTTGCGCATTTTACTCTCCAGGCAGAAAAAACGGTGCGGGTTCTGCGGGCGATCACCTAGAGCACGGAGGTGGGCGAGCACTGCCTCATTCAGGCCAGGCATCCACGTGTCACTAGAGTTCGATAGTAGATTGACTAGAATAACCCACCCTATCGGTTATCCAGATCGACCCTGACTCAACACCAAGGACTATTATCACTTCCTCGCGAGCATAGACGAACGCGCTCAGTCATGTGGAACATCAGACGACTCTCATGTCCCTGCCCACCTCAATGAAAGCTTCCACCGCGCGGTCAATATCGGCCTCCGAATGGGCGGCAGACATCTGCGTGCGAATGCGCGCATGGCCCCTTGGCACGACGGGAAAGGAGAAGCCCACGACGTAGATGCCCCGCTGGAGCAACTCTTCCGCCATCGCTTGAGCCAAAGTGGCATCACCAAGCATGACGGGAATAGTTGGATGGTTCGCGCCAGCCAGCGTGAAGCCGGCCTTCGACATTTTAGAGCGGAAGCGGTCGGCGTTGGCATAGAGCTTTTCGCGCAGCGCATCGCCTTGTTCGATCAGATCGAACACCTTCAGCGACGCCCCTGCAATGGCGGGCATCAGCGTATTGGAGAATAGATACGGCCGCGAGCGCTGGCGAAGCCAGTCGATGACCTCGCGCCTGCCCGACGTGTAGCCGCCCGAGGCGCCGCCGAGCGCTTTGCCCAGCGTGCCGGTGATGATGTCGATGCGGCCCTCGACGCCGCAATGCTCCGCCGAGCCGCGTCCATGCCTGCCGACGAAGCCGACCGCATGGCTGTCGTCCACCACGACCATACCGCCATATTTCTCCGCCAAGTCACATATGCCTTTGAGATCGGCGATCATGCCGTCCATTGAAAAGACGCCGTCAGTTGCGATCAGCTTGAAGCGGCTGCCTTCGGCCTTCTTCAGTTCCTCTTTCAGCGCGACCATGTCGTTGTTGGCATAGCGGAAGCACTTGGCCTTGGAGAGGCGAATGCCGGTTATGATCGAAGCGTGGTTCAGGGCATCGGAAATGATGGCGTCTTCCTCGCCGAACAGCGTCTCGAACAGACCGGCATTGGCGTCAAAACAGGATGAGTAGAGGATCGTGTCCTCCATGCCGAGGAAGCGTGAGATCGTCCCTTCGAGCCGCTTGTGCTCTTCCTGAGTGCCGCAGATGAAGCGGACCGACGCCATGCCGTATCCACAGCGGTCGAGCGCAGCCTTTGCTGCGTCGCGCAAATCCTCATTGTCCGCCAGGCCGAGATAATTGTTCGCACAGAAATTCAGGACCTCGCTGCCATTCGCGAGTTCGATCTTGGACGACTGCGTCGAGGCGATGACGC
Proteins encoded in this region:
- a CDS encoding D-amino acid dehydrogenase, with the translated sequence MRKIVVIGAGITGVSTAYALLERGYDVTVLDRQRYAAMETSFANGGQLSASNAEVWNRWSTILKGIRWMVRHDAPLLMNPAPNWHKYSWLAEFVANIPNYRGNTIKTTKLAIMARKHMFEIAEKEGIDFDHVRRGILHIYREKSDFDHARSVNELLVQGGLDRRPVTVEEVKSIEPTLHSTLYGGFYTPSDSTGDIHKYTIGLARACEKRGARFYYDADVRRIKRQESFRVSYASGTEDRHSGQHEIRADAIVICAGCRSRDFAARLGDRLNIYPVKGYSITVELDESASQETAPWVSLLDDRAKIVTSRLGLSRLRVAGTAEFNGPNRDIRDDRIKPLVDWTRMHFPEVDTKCVVPWAGLRPMTPNMMPRVGKGRAHGVFYNTGHGHLGWTLSAATAEMLAEIISGDLPADARRVA
- a CDS encoding glycine C-acetyltransferase yields the protein MKNAFSAYLSAELAGLKSAGLYKSERVIASTQSSKIELANGSEVLNFCANNYLGLADNEDLRDAAKAALDRCGYGMASVRFICGTQEEHKRLEGTISRFLGMEDTILYSSCFDANAGLFETLFGEEDAIISDALNHASIITGIRLSKAKCFRYANNDMVALKEELKKAEGSRFKLIATDGVFSMDGMIADLKGICDLAEKYGGMVVVDDSHAVGFVGRHGRGSAEHCGVEGRIDIITGTLGKALGGASGGYTSGRREVIDWLRQRSRPYLFSNTLMPAIAGASLKVFDLIEQGDALREKLYANADRFRSKMSKAGFTLAGANHPTIPVMLGDATLAQAMAEELLQRGIYVVGFSFPVVPRGHARIRTQMSAAHSEADIDRAVEAFIEVGRDMRVV